In Pedobacter heparinus DSM 2366, the following are encoded in one genomic region:
- a CDS encoding RNA polymerase sigma factor, with the protein MTSLDEKKILEELNAGNYQAFTVLYEKYWETLFLYVQRIIHNESEAKDIIQDTFLTIWNLKGKLGHVHSFKAYALTIAGRKALRHIRNHAHKTELIDGFITFLKDHEPNALDQLIKNELAIFVNQEIDKMPERMRETYKKSREEGLSNREIAALMEVSDQTVKKQINYSLRHLRLGLSKFHVLFIFCFLFQ; encoded by the coding sequence ATGACCAGCCTTGACGAAAAAAAAATACTTGAGGAATTGAACGCCGGAAACTACCAGGCCTTTACAGTCCTGTATGAAAAATACTGGGAAACACTTTTCCTTTATGTTCAGCGGATTATCCATAATGAAAGCGAAGCAAAAGACATTATTCAGGATACTTTTTTAACCATCTGGAACCTGAAAGGGAAGCTGGGGCACGTCCATTCCTTTAAAGCTTATGCTTTAACCATTGCTGGCCGTAAAGCACTCCGTCATATTCGTAACCACGCACACAAAACCGAACTGATAGATGGTTTTATAACTTTTCTAAAAGATCATGAACCGAATGCATTAGATCAGCTCATCAAAAATGAGCTGGCAATATTTGTAAATCAGGAAATTGATAAAATGCCTGAAAGAATGAGGGAAACCTATAAAAAAAGTAGGGAGGAAGGTTTGTCTAACCGCGAAATTGCTGCTTTGATGGAGGTGAGCGACCAGACTGTTAAAAAACAGATCAATTATTCTTTAAGGCACTTGCGCCTCGGGCTTTCCAAATTCCATGTATTGTTTATCTTTTGCTTTTTATTTCAGTAA
- the hscB gene encoding Fe-S protein assembly co-chaperone HscB — MTDYFSFYGLPLSFNPDVTVVKQQFYALSKKYHPDFYINESEEKQAEVLELSTINNKAYQVLSDPQKRLQYILELKGLLKEGENYILPQSFLMEMMEVNETLMDLQFDPDPLKLASLTKEVDLVEKAIADDILKQTVAFETLDAEEQERVLGLIKDLYYRNKYLIRIWESIAKAAADH; from the coding sequence ATGACAGACTATTTTAGCTTTTATGGCCTGCCACTGAGCTTTAATCCAGATGTAACTGTTGTAAAACAGCAATTCTATGCGTTGAGCAAAAAATACCATCCGGATTTCTACATCAATGAAAGTGAAGAAAAGCAGGCAGAGGTATTGGAACTGAGTACCATCAACAATAAAGCTTATCAGGTATTGAGCGATCCGCAAAAACGCCTGCAGTATATACTGGAGTTAAAAGGGCTTTTAAAGGAGGGCGAGAACTATATCCTGCCGCAAAGTTTTTTAATGGAAATGATGGAGGTCAATGAAACGCTTATGGACCTGCAGTTTGATCCCGACCCCCTTAAGCTGGCTTCCTTAACCAAAGAAGTCGACCTGGTTGAAAAGGCCATTGCTGACGACATTTTAAAGCAGACCGTTGCTTTTGAAACACTGGATGCTGAGGAACAGGAGCGGGTACTTGGCCTAATCAAAGACCTGTATTACCGGAATAAATATTTAATCCGTATCTGGGAAAGCATCGCTAAAGCAGCGGCAGATCATTAA